ATTCGAATTGAATTCGCGGTAATTCTGTATGAATCGGAATGAAGCAGCACCTGCACCAACAATGGCAATTTTTTGAAATGGTTTTACATATTTTTTAATCGATACGGTTGTGAATTTAAAATCGGGTTCTTTTGAAACCGGATCGACAACGATATTCGTTAAATTGTTGGTTCTGTTTAAATCATTTTCAAGCTGTTTCCCCCAATGCATCGGCAGGAACAGTACTTTTTCTTTAATCGAATCAGTTACTTTTGCTTTTACGCGTACTTCACCATTTTGGCTTGAAACCACTACAATATCTCCATTTTTAATATCGTTTTTAAAAGCATCAATCGGATTTATTTCTAAAACAGGACTCGGGATATGCGTCAATAATCTCGATACTTTTCCAGTCTTTGTCATTGTATGCCATTGATCACGAACTCTTCCCGTTGTTAAAATAAAAGGAAATTCTTCATTGGGCTGTACGGATGTATTTTCGATTGAAACCGGAAGATTAAAAATAGCTTTTCCGGATGGGGTATAGAATTTTTTATCTGTAAATAACCTTGGTGTTCCGGGATGATTATAATCGGGAACAGGCCATTGAAAAGTTCCTTCGTTTTTTAATCGGTTGTAATTCAGGAATGAAATATCAATATTGGTATTTTTAGTAAGTGCACAATGCTCTTTATAAACTTCTTCGGCACTGTTGAAATTGAACCCGTTGAAATTCATTTTTTTAGCAAAACGAATTAAAATTTCAATATCAGGAAGTGCTTCTCCGGGCGGATTAATTCCTTTTGGCAGATACGAAATACGACGTTCCGAATTGGTCATTGTTCCGTCTTTTTCCAGCCATCCGGCGGCGGGCAGTAATAGATCGGCAAATTTGGCCGTATCAGCATTATGCGAAATATCCTGAACAACGACGAATTTGGCATTTTGAAGCGCTTTTTCTGCTCTTCTCGAATCCGGTAAACTTACTAAAGGATTGGTGCAGATAATCCAGACCGCTTTCATTTTTCCCGATTCTAAAGCTTCAAACATTTCTGTTGCTGTTAAACCCGGTTTATCTGAAATTTCGCCAACACCCCAAAAATCAGCTACTTCTTTGCGATGTGCTGGATTTGCAATGTCTTTATGTGCGGCCAAAAGTGTGGCCATGCCGCCAACTTCACGTCCGCCCATTGCGTTGGGCTGGCCCGTTAATGAGAACGGTCCGGAACCCGGTTTTCCAATTTGTCCGGTTAATAAAGACAAATTCAGTAATGCTGTATTTTTATCAACACCAACCGCACTTTGGTTTAATCCCATTGCCCAAAGAGAAATAAATCCTTTGGCTTTTCCGATGATGTCAGCTGCGAGTTTAATATCGTTTACGGGAATACCGCAGAGTTTGGAAGCTTTTTCTAAAGAAGTGCCCAAAACTAAATCCTTGTATTGCTTAAAATTTTCGGCGTTGTTTTTTACAAAATCATGATCTACGTACCCTTTTTCGATAATGCGTTTTGCAATGGCATGATACAATATCACATCAGACCCCGGAATGATCTGTAAATGCAGATCAGAGAAAACAGCGGTATCTGTTCGTCTTGGATCAATGCAGATTATTTTGACTTTCGGATTTTTCTCTTTGTGTTTTTCTAATCTTCTAAAAAGAATAGGGTGGCACCAGGCAGGATTTGCACCCGTTATTAAAAATGTGTCTGCCAATTCGATATCATCGTAAGCAATTGGAACAGAATCTTCGCCAAAAGTTTTTTTATATCCCACAACTGCAGAACTCATGCAAAGTCTGGAATTGGTGTCGATATTATTGGTTTTCAAAAAACCTTTTACGAGTTTGTTGACTAAGTAATATTCCTCGGTTAAACATTGTCCGGAAATATAAAATCCAACACTGTCTGGTCCATGCTTTTTTATTATTGAAGAAAAAACAGCAGCGGCTCGGTCAAGTGCAGTGTCCCAGCTTACACGTTCCAGCGGATAGGATTTACTGCCCCGCATTTCGGGATATAAAATTCGGTCTGAAGTGTCATTTACAACGTAATGCAGATTCATTCCTTTAGAACACAACATTCCTTTGTTTACAGGATGGTCTTTGTCGCCTTCAACCATTACACCGTTTTTAGAATCGTTTGTCACGATAATTCCACAGCCAACACCGCAATAGGAACAGGTAGTTTTTATCTTTTTATTTTGCATTTACAGTTTTTTTTTGGATAAAACGTATTGAATAAAAATCGTGTTCTAAATATTTTACGTATACAAAAATACGTATTTTTACGTATTTATACGTATTTTTTGAATTTATTTTTTACTTTTGATGAAAGTAAATGAGGAACAAGAAATTAGTTTTAAACGGATAAAAATTAGAACTCATGAAAGAAGAGCAAATGACTTGTTATTCCTGCACCAATGAAAATTGTTTAATTAAGAAGCATCTGCATTTGGAACAGATGCGTGCCTATGTTTTAAAAAAACAAAATATAAGTTGTAGAAAGTCAAATCGGTTTATCACTGAAGGCGCGCCTTTGCATGGTCTCTATTTTATTTGTAAAGGCAAAGTCAAAACGGTAAAAACAGGAATCAACGGCCGTGAGCAGATTGTTCGCCTGACCAGAAACGGCGATATTATTGGTTTTCGCGGATTCGGAACTAGTAAACGTTACTTAATTGGTGCTTATGCACTCGAAGATACCGTTTTGTGTAATTTTAGTAATGAGACCATGCTCGAA
This portion of the Flavobacterium gelatinilyticum genome encodes:
- a CDS encoding nitrate reductase, whose protein sequence is MQNKKIKTTCSYCGVGCGIIVTNDSKNGVMVEGDKDHPVNKGMLCSKGMNLHYVVNDTSDRILYPEMRGSKSYPLERVSWDTALDRAAAVFSSIIKKHGPDSVGFYISGQCLTEEYYLVNKLVKGFLKTNNIDTNSRLCMSSAVVGYKKTFGEDSVPIAYDDIELADTFLITGANPAWCHPILFRRLEKHKEKNPKVKIICIDPRRTDTAVFSDLHLQIIPGSDVILYHAIAKRIIEKGYVDHDFVKNNAENFKQYKDLVLGTSLEKASKLCGIPVNDIKLAADIIGKAKGFISLWAMGLNQSAVGVDKNTALLNLSLLTGQIGKPGSGPFSLTGQPNAMGGREVGGMATLLAAHKDIANPAHRKEVADFWGVGEISDKPGLTATEMFEALESGKMKAVWIICTNPLVSLPDSRRAEKALQNAKFVVVQDISHNADTAKFADLLLPAAGWLEKDGTMTNSERRISYLPKGINPPGEALPDIEILIRFAKKMNFNGFNFNSAEEVYKEHCALTKNTNIDISFLNYNRLKNEGTFQWPVPDYNHPGTPRLFTDKKFYTPSGKAIFNLPVSIENTSVQPNEEFPFILTTGRVRDQWHTMTKTGKVSRLLTHIPSPVLEINPIDAFKNDIKNGDIVVVSSQNGEVRVKAKVTDSIKEKVLFLPMHWGKQLENDLNRTNNLTNIVVDPVSKEPDFKFTTVSIKKYVKPFQKIAIVGAGAASFRFIQNYREFNSNDEIIVFSNEVNPFYNRVLLPEYMTGEFTWEQLLKVKDGETFNKLKITMKAGTAIDKIDTSKKTITDIEGEIHTYDSLILATGSRPFVPENAQLHLPGRFTVRRKEDADRLKKHLDSTNLPPEEQHVVIIGGGLLGLELAAALKHKKVKTTIIQRASRLMERQLDRISSKLLAEEVQLRDIQIYFDNEVSTVFETDNPNEIEIALKSGKIITANAIVYTIGTIPNIEIARESGLACGRGVKVNQYLQTSNPDIFAIGEIAEFNNKLFGITSAAEEQANILANFLAGDISSYYKGSILMNILKLEDINLCSIGDLTIPENDDSYEEIVFTDLKKRYYKKCIVKDDLLVGAILMGDKNEFAEFKTMIESKIELSDKRNTLLRGSSNTKPVLGKLVCSCSQVGAGNIEESIKSGINDFTELCKNTGAGLGCGSCKTEVKEILAKCK
- a CDS encoding Crp/Fnr family transcriptional regulator, coding for MKEEQMTCYSCTNENCLIKKHLHLEQMRAYVLKKQNISCRKSNRFITEGAPLHGLYFICKGKVKTVKTGINGREQIVRLTRNGDIIGFRGFGTSKRYLIGAYALEDTVLCNFSNETMLEILQQIPEFTYALMLFYADELNKSENNIRKIAHMNVRERVIDLLLYIHRKFGQVNGLIDIELSRKEIADFAGTTEEQAIRIISGLKREALIKTEGKRVGILEISELRSEIMEHKYFC